The genomic window CCCAGCGCGTCTCCTGCCCGGGCGGCGGTGACCACGGCGTGGCTGGTGACCTCCTCCGGGACCTCGGCCAGTGCCTGCGCCAGGGCGGAACCGGCGCCGACCCCGCGGCCGGCCAGTTCCCGGGCGGTGGGCACCAGCGCCGTGCCCGAGGCGTAACGCTCCAGGCAGCCGCTCTTTCCGCACGAGCAGACCCGCCCGCCCGGCACCACCGTGAGGTGACCGAATTCCGGGGCCGTGCCGTAGGCGCCGCGGTAGATCTCGCCGTCCACCATCAAGGTGGCGCCGATGCCGGTGCCCACCGCGAAAAACACCCACGTGTGCACCCCCGCCCCCGCCCCGAAGCGGTATTCGCCCCAGGCGGCGGCGTTCGCGTCGTGTTCGAGGACGACCGGGACGTCCAGACGCGCCTGCAACCGCTCGTACAGGGGCGTGCCCCGAAACGGCAGGTGCGGGGCGAAGCGGACGACGGTGCGTTCGACGTTAAGGAAGCCGGCCAGCGCCAGCCCCACGGCGGCGACGTCCGGGTGGTCGGCGCGCAGGGCGGCGACCAGATCGACGACGGCGTCCTCCACGGCCCCGGCACTGCCGGGGGTCAGCACGGAGCGGGATTCGCGCAGGGAGCCGTCGGCGTCGACGACGCCGGCCCGGAGGTTGGTGCCGCCGATGTCGAAGCCGATGGTCGGGGCCGTCGTGTGCGTGCTCGGGCGCATGGTCCTGCTTTCGTTGGTGCCGCGTCGCCGCCGCACGCAGGCGGTGTGTGCCTGCGGGGAAGGAGATCGCTTGAAACTTTGGGGTTATGGTCCGCAAGAAAATATACCCGGCGGCCCGGCCCCGTCCATTAATGTGTGATCATATCGTTCAGGCGCTGGCCCATGATCTCCCACGTCCACCGGGCCTGAACGTGGGCCCTGCCCGCACGCCCCATGCGGGCGCGCAGGGAGGCGTCGGCAAGCACGCGATCGAGCGCCGCGACGAGGTCGCGCACGCTGCGTCCGTCCACGACCAGACCGGTGTCCGGGGTGACGGTCTCCGGGGCGCCGCCCGAATCGCCGGCGACGACCGGCACACCGCAGGCCTGCGCCTCCAGGTACACGATGCCCAGGCCCTCCACGTCGAGCCCGGCGCCACGGGTGCGCGCCGGCATGGCGAACACGTCCGCCGCGGCCAGCAGGTCACGCATGTCGGTGAAGGACAGCGCCCCGGTGAACAGCACCGCGCCCGGCGTCGCCTCATTGACGGGGCGGGC from Corynebacterium maris DSM 45190 includes these protein-coding regions:
- a CDS encoding ROK family protein codes for the protein MRPSTHTTAPTIGFDIGGTNLRAGVVDADGSLRESRSVLTPGSAGAVEDAVVDLVAALRADHPDVAAVGLALAGFLNVERTVVRFAPHLPFRGTPLYERLQARLDVPVVLEHDANAAAWGEYRFGAGAGVHTWVFFAVGTGIGATLMVDGEIYRGAYGTAPEFGHLTVVPGGRVCSCGKSGCLERYASGTALVPTARELAGRGVGAGSALAQALAEVPEEVTSHAVVTAARAGDALGRAVLEDFADWLGQGFSVVADVLDPELIVLGGGLSDDADLYLGRAREAVARQVVGAGFRPVPRIATAELGPDAGMIGVADLARRQA